A genomic window from Odocoileus virginianus isolate 20LAN1187 ecotype Illinois unplaced genomic scaffold, Ovbor_1.2 Unplaced_Contig_26, whole genome shotgun sequence includes:
- the BCL2 gene encoding apoptosis regulator Bcl-2 isoform X4: MAHAGGTSYDNREIVMKYIHYKLSQRGYEWDAGDAGAAPPGAGPALGILSSQPGRAPAPSRTSPQPPPAAAAGPAPSPVPPVVHLTLRQAGDDFSRRYRRDFAEMSSQLHLTPFTARGRFATVVEELFRDGVNWGRIVAFFEFGGVMCVESVNREMSPLVDSIALWMTEYLNRHLHTWIQDNGGWVKSTGDQG, from the coding sequence ATGGCGCACGCGGGGGGAACAAGCTACGATAACCGGGAGATCGTGATGAAGTACATCCACTATAAGCTGTCGCAGCGGGGCTACGAGTGGGATGCGGGAGATGCGGGCGCCGCGCCCCCCGGGGCCGGCCCCGCGCTGGGCATCCTGTCCTCCCAGCCGGGCCGCGCGCCCGCGCCCTCCAGGACCTCCCCGCAGCCgcccccggccgccgccgccgggccTGCGCCCAGCCCGGTGCCACCTGTGGTCCACCTGACCCTGCGCCAGGCCGGCGACGACTTCTCTCGGCGCTACCGCCGCGACTTCGCCGAGATGTCCAGCCAGCTGCACCTGACGCCCTTCACCGCGAGGGGACGCTTCGCCACGGTGGTGGAGGAGCTTTTCAGGGACGGCGTGAACTGGGGGCGCATCGTGGCCTTCTTCGAGTTCGGCGGGGTCATGTGCGTGGAGAGCGTCAACCGGGAGATGTCGCCCCTCGTGGACAGCATCGCGCTGTGGATGACCGAGTACCTGAACCGACACCTGCACACTTGGATTCAGGACAACGGAGGCTGG